In Prosthecobacter sp., the genomic window AACCGCCATGTCCGACACGCCCGCCGTTTCCGTCAACCATCTGACCAAGGTCTTCAAAGGCACCTTGGTGAAGGGGGCGTTTCGTGCGGTGCATGATCTGTCTCTAACCGTGAAGGCGGGCGAGGTGTATGGCATCATCGGGCCGAATGGATCAGGCAAATCGACAACGATGAAGGTCATCCTGGGCCTGCTGAAGCCGACCGAGGGTGACACGAGCATTTTCGGTGTGCCGAGCAGCGAAGTGGCCAGCCGCCACAGCGTCGGCTTCCTGCCGGAGAACCCGTATTTCTACAAGCATCTGACCGGACGCGAGACGCTCCACTTCTACGGCAGCCTGTGCGGAATGCGCGGCACGAAACTGAAGGAACGTGCGACGGAAATGCTGGAGCTGACCGGCCTTGAAGATGCGGCATCGCGCCGTGTCGGCGGTTATTCCAAAGGCATGCTGCAACGTCTCGGTCTGGCACAGGCGTTGATTCACGAACCGCGCCTGCTGGTGCTGGATGAACCGACGGCGGGTGTTGATCCGGCGGGTTCGCGGAAAATTCGTGATCTGATCATCGAGTTCCGCTCCCGTGGTATCACGGTGCTCGTCACCTCTCACCTGCTGGAGCAGATGCAGGAGGTGTGCGACCGCGTGGGCATCATGGCGCATGGCCGCATGGTGCGGGAGGGAAGGCTGGAGGATTTGATCGCAGTGGAGAATCAAACCGAGATGGTGCTGGAGAATGCCTCGCCGGAGCTGCTGGCGAAGATTGATGCGTTGGTAAAAGCCGAAAGCGGTGGCACGAAGATCCTGCGCAGCGGCCATCCACGCACGACGCTGGAACGCCTGTTCCTCGAAGCCACGAACGAAGCGAAAAAATCATGAGCGACGCCGCAAACATTTCTGTCGCCGCAATGACGCCCAAGGTGCGGTTCTCGCCACGGCGTGTCTGGACGTTGGCGATGGCGACGGTGACGCAGCTCGTACGAATGAAGATCCTAGTGTTCCTGTTATTGTTCTGTTTGATGGCGATCGGCCTGGGGTTTGCGTTCTCGGTGATCAACCCAGAGCAGCAACTCAACTTATTGAAAAGCGTGACGCTGGGAGCCTTGCAGATTTTCAGCATTGTGTTCGGTGTCGTCGCAACAGCTCTGCTGCTGCCGAAGGATCTGGAAGACCGTACGCTCTACACGATTCTGTCAAAACCCGTGCCGCGATTCGATTACCTGCTCGGCAAGCTGCTGGGCGTGCTGATGATGATCGGCGGCGGCTTGATCGTGATGGACGTGGTGCTGAGCCTGATCCTATGGCTGCGGCAGTCGATGGTATTTGAAGATGCCGTGGCCCGCATGCGTTTGGAAAAAATGGACTCGCCAGAGGTGGTGGAGCAGGTGCGAGAGATCGTGGCCCGACAGGGGCTGACGTGGAATCTGCATTGGGCCGTGTGGGCGATCTTTTTGAAGGCTTCTGTCGTGACAATGGTTGCGCTGCTTCTGTCCTGCATCGCCAGCTCCACGCTGTTCACCATCATCATGACGTTTTGCATCACGATCATCGGGCACGGACATGCCTTGATCCGTGAGTTCTTTTTCCAGCCGCATCTGTCCGGCTGGGCAGGCCGTGCGGCGGCGCTGCTGCTGGCGGCGATCTGCCCGGACCTGGCCCAGTTTGACATCGTGGACAGCGTGGTGAACGGCGAGATCGTGCCATGGGCGGCGGTTTACGACATGACGGGCATCGCGGCGCTGTATGTGACGGTTTATCTGTTCGTCACGCATCTCTTGTTCGTGGAGAAGGAGCTATGAAACGCGAACTCCAGGCCATCGCGGTGCTGCTGGTCTTCGGCGTGGCTAAGCTGCCGCTGGAGGAGCATGTGACGCAGGATTTGCGGAAGCAGAAGATGCTCGATGAGCCGATCCGTCTCGGTGTGGGAGAAAACCTGGGGCAGGCAGGCATCGCGGCATCGTTGGGCGGACTGCGCGGGCTTGCGGCCAGCATGTTTCAACTGCGCGCCCATCTGGAGTTCACCCACGTCAATTGGGCGAAGGTGGACAGCCTCTACAAGCTGGTGACCCGGTTGCAGCCGCGAAACGTACGCTACTGGGAGGAGGCATCGTGGCACATGGCTTACAACGCGGCCTCCTACTACCTTTACAATCAGGAGCTGAAACCAGCTCTACGTGGGCAGCTTTTTCACGATCATGTGATGCGCGGCGTCGCCATCCTGGAGGAGGGTTTGAAATTTCTGCCGGACCATCCGCGCTTGTGGCAGAAACTCGGAGACACGCACTGGCATCGCAGCAAGGACTTCAAGCAGGCGGGTGACGCGTATTGGAACTCATTCCAGCACGGCGGGTTGAACTTCACCGAGCGCTTCGCCGGATTCGCCTATGCGCAGTCGAACGATCCTGACTCATGGCGAAAGGGTTATGCCATTTTGAAACGCCACTACGATGCGAACAAGGCCACGCCGGGGTTGGTCGAGTTTTTGAAGCTGCTGGAGCAGAATCTGCATATTCCGACCGAACAGCGCATCCCGGATGCGGCCCCGGTGCGGAAGGTGCCTGAGCCGCAAACTGGGCCACAAAGGTGAGAAGGATGGCAATCTGGCAGGTTTGACTTCCGTGGCATCCGGGTGAAATTTCACATGCCCTGAACCAATGCCCGCCAAAATAGACATCCCCCGCAAGTCGATCTACCGGCTTTCCATCTATCAGCGCTGCCTACAACGGCTGCGTGAGAACCGGGTGGACACCGTGTCCTCCGCCGCCTTGGCAAAGGCCGCCGGGGTGAAATCCACCCAGTTGCGCAAGGATCTGGCCTATTTCGGGCAGCTCGGCACCCGTGGCCTGGGTTATAACGTCGATGCCTTGAGCAGCACCATCGGTGAGGTGCTGGGTCAGAACAAACTTCAGCCGGTGATCCTCGTCGGCGTCGGAAATCTGGGTTCGGCGCTGCTGCGCTACGGGGGGTTTCGCAAGGAGGGCTTCGAAATCACCGCCGCGTTCGACCTTTCTCCGCGCAAACTGCCACAGGTGACCGTGCCGGTGCTGGCAATGGCCGAGATGGAGAGCTTCATCCACCGTCACCACGTCAAAATGGCCATCCTGACCGTTCCGGCGCACAACGCACAATCCGTGGTCAACGAAATGGTCGATCACGGCATCCAGGCCATCCTGAACTTCTCCCCCACAGTGCTCGACGTGCCGGAGCACGTCGTGGTGAACAGCGTCGATCTGGCGGTGGAACTGGAGAACCTGAGCTACTTCATCCGTTGAGGATGAAATGGCTCAATAACTCCGCGCAAACACCACGCGACGCATGCTCGCCTTGCCGGTGAGGAAGCACTTGCCTTCCTCGGCGTATTGATCCCCGTGCGGGATACAGCGGATGGTAACTTTCAGATCCTTGCTGAGCGTGTCCTCATCCTCGCTGCTGCCAGCCCAGTGCATGAGGGCGAAGCCGCCTTCGGAGTTCTCGGCGAAGAAAGCTTTGAACTCTTCGAGTGTTTCGAGCTTCTTCATGTTCGTATCGCGCAGCGCGACGGCGCGCGCGAGCAGCGCATCCTGAATCTCGTGCAGCCGCTCGGCCACGGTCTGGATGAAGTCCTCCTTCGGAATGAATTCCTTGTCCTTCGGCGTCTTGTCGCGGCGCACCACGGCCACGCTGCGGCTGGTGATGTCGCGCGGTCCCATTTCGACGCGCAGCGGCACGCCTTTCTTGATCCACTCCCAGTTCTTCTGGCCGCCGGGCAGGTCGCGCTTGTCCACATGCACACGGATTGGCTCGCCGGCAAAAGTTTGCGCACGCAGCGTCTGCGCGAGCGCCTCACAGGCATCAATGATCTCCTGACGCGTCTCAGGCTTCGGCGTGACGGGCAGGATGACGATCTGGTTCGGCGCGACGCGGGGCGGGATGATGACGCCGTCGTCATCGCCGTGCGCCATGATCACCGTGCCGATGAGGCGTGTGCTGACGCCCCAGCTCGTGGTGTGTACAAGCTGACGGGTGTTGTCGCGGCCCAGGAACTGGATGTTCGCGGCCTTGGCGAAGTTTTGACCAAGGTAATGCGACGTGCCGGCCTGGATCGCTTTGCGGTCCTGCACCATCGCCTCGACGGTCAAGGTGCGCACAGCTCCGGGGAAACGCTCCCGCTCGGTCTTCTCGCCAGGAATCACCGGGATGGCGAGATGGTTCGTGAGGAAGTCGGCATACACCCTGTGCATCTGCTCCGTCTCGGCGATGGCCTCCTCGGCCGTTTCATGCGCGGTGTGCCCTTCCTGCCAGAGGAATTCGGCAGTGCGCAGGAACAGACGCGGACGCATCTCCCAACGCATGACGTTGCACCACTGGTTGATCAGCAGCGGCAGATCGCGATAGCTTTCCACCCAGCGGGCGAAAGCGGCGCCGATGATCGTCTCCGAAGTCGGGCGAATCACGAACGGCTCGGCCAGTTCGCCGGTGGGGATCAGCTTCGTCGTACCATCCGGCTGCTTCTGCGCTTCGAGGCGATGATGCGTGACCACGGCGCACTCGGTGGCGAAACCCTCGGCATGCTGCGCCTCTTTTTCGAGATAGCTAAGCGGGATGAGCAGCGGGAAGTAGGCGTTCACATGCCCGGTGGCCTTGAACTTCACATCGAGCTGTCGCTGGATGTTCTCCCACAGGCCGTAGCCCCACGGTTTGATCACCATGCAGCCGCGCACCTCGGAATTCTCCGCCATGTCGGCAGCACGCACGACCTGCTGGTACCATTCGGGGAAGTCTTTGTCGCGTGTGGGGGTGATGGCGGTGGCGTTGCTCATGGGGAGGGCATGGTAGATGGTTTGCCGCAGTGGTCAACGGGCACGGGCATGGCGGAATTGTGTTTTGATTGATCCAATCCGACCGCTACTTGTCTCAAGCCGCCTGCATCATGAAACGACTCCCTCTCCTGCTCGCCATGTCGCTCTGCACGCTGGCGGCGGGGCAGCAACCGGCCGCCATTGACGCGCGCACGGCTTTCGAGATTGAAGACGGTGGCAAAAAGCGGCGCTTTGAGCTGGCGCTGGATGAACTGGCGGAAAAACCATCGGGCGGCAAGGAGCGGGCCTCGAAGATGGCCAGAGCGGCCAAAAATTTCGGCGAAGTGCGCAGGCAGGCGAAGCAGACGGAGGCGGCGACGGGCGTGAAGCAGGACATCGTGCTCTATGAAGAGGGAAAGCCGCGCGACGAGAGTTCCCGCCGGATTGTGACACGGAAGGTGCTCATGAAAGTGGCGGCAGGCTTTGATCTCAATGCGGCGGCGCTGAAGATCAACGCGGTGGGCACGGAGAAGCCCGGTTATGCGCCTGGATATGTCCTGTTGACGGTGCAAGGCCCCGGCGATGCACTGGCGGCGCTGGACACGCTGCGCGCGCTGCCGGGTGTGCTTTCGGTGGAACCGCAGTTGGCCCGGCAGCAGCAGCGGCGGCTCATTCCCAACGACACCTTCTTCTCCTACAACGCCGCCAATCCTGGTTACCAATGGCATCTGCGCAACACCGGCCAGTCGCCGGGCACAGCGGGCATCGATGTGAACGTGACATCGACGTGGGACAGCTTCACCGGCAGCGGCATCCGCATCGGCATCGTGGATGATGGCCTGGAGGTCGCGCATCCGGACCTCTCGCCAAATGCGGACACGGTGAACGATCACGACTGGAATGACGGCACGCCGGATGATCCCACCGGCAATCCCAGCTCCGACACGCACGGCACCGCCTGCGCAGGCGTGGCGGGCGCACGCGGCAACAACGGCGCGGGCACCTCCGGCTCCGCGCCAAACGCCACGCTTGTCGGCCTGCGCCTCATTGCCGCCGCGATCAGCGATGCGGATGAAGCAGCGGCGCTCTCCTGGAGAAACGACCTCATTCATCTCTACAGCAACTCCTGGGGCCCCAATGACGATGGCAGCGATCTGCGCGATGCCGGACCGCTGGTGAAGCAGGCGCTGGCCAGCGGCGCAAGCACAGGCCGCGGCGGGAAAGGCTCCATCTGGCTCTGGGCGGCGGGCAACGGCGGCGATGTGACGGACAACTCCAACTACGACGGCTATGCCAACTCCATCTACACCATCGCCGTGGCGGCGATGAACGACACAGGCACGCGCAGCGCGTATTCCGAACCAGGGGCCAATGTGCTCATCTGCGCGCCTTCCAACGACAGCACCGGCAGCCATCGCGGCATCACCACCACCACGACAAACGGCGGCTACACGCACAGTTTCGGCGGCACCTCGTCCGCCACGCCGCTGGCGGCGGGTGTCGTGGCCCTGCTGCTGGAGAGCAATCCCAATCTCGGCTGGCGGGATGTGAAGGAAATCCTGCTGCGCAGCTCCACCAAGGTGAATCCCACGCATGCCGACTGGATCAACAACAGCGCCGGTTATCACTTCAATCACGACTACGGCGCCGGTTTGATCAACGCGCAGGCCGCCGTGGCGATGGCCGTCGGCTGGACCAACCTCGGCCCGCAAACAACGCATCAAATCGCCCAGACGGGTCTCGCCGATGCCATTCCCGACGGCAGCGCCACCGGTGTCACGCGCACCTTCACCGTGCCGGGCACGGTCTTCATGCGGGTGGAGCACGCCACGCTCCACATCGCCGCCACGCACGGCAAACGCGGTGACATGAACGTCACGCTCACCTCACCCGGCGGCACCGTGAGCAAGTTGTTCGTCACCCACACCGGTGATGCCAATCTCGACATGGACTGGACCTTCTCCTCCGTGCGGCATTGGGGCGAAAGTGCCGCTGGCAACTGGAGTGTGAAAGTCAGCGACCTCGCCGGGGGCAATCTCGGCACGCTGACGAGCGCCACGCTCACGCTCCACGGCGCGAACACCGAACCGCCGACCACGCCGCCGGTGATCAGCCGCGTGTTGAGCGCGAGCGGCAATGTGGAGTCGCCCTTCAGCTATCAGATCACCGCCACGAACAATCCGCAGACCTTTTCCGCCACGGGACTGCCCAATGGACTGAGCCTGAGCGCCAGCGGCCTCATCCAGGGCACACCGACGCAGCAGGGCACCTTCAACGTCACCCTCGGCGCCACCAACATCCTCGGCACCGGCAATGCAACACTCGTGATGAACATCGACGCGCGTCTGCCAACGCCGCCGGTCATCACCAGCACGCTCGCCGCCCAGGCCGTGCTCAATGTGCCTTTCAATTATCAAATCAGCGCCACCCACTCGCCCGCCAGTTATGCCGCCAGCGGCATGCCCGCTGGCATTGCTGTGAACACGACGAGTGGAGCCATCAGCGGCATTCCAACGGCGATTGGCACCTTCAACATCACCCTCTCCGCCACCAACGCCGACGGCACGGACACGCAGACACTGGTGCTCGATGTCAGCTCCACCGCCTCTCTGCTGGCCCAGGCGCTGGACGCACCGCAATTGATCTTCACCACCGGTGGCGATGTGCCGTGGGTCGTCCCCGCCACCAGCACGCATGATGGCAGCGATGCCGCTGAGAGTGGTGACATCACCCACAACCAGCAAAGCTGGCTCGAAACCACCATCACCGGCCCCGCCTACGTCCACTTCTGGTTTCAGCTCGACTCCGAGGCTGGCTACGACTTCTTCCGCTTCTCCATCGACGGCCAGGAACTCTGGTACAGCGATGGCTTCCACGCCTGGCGGCTGCTCGGCTTCTATGTGCCGCCCGGCATCCACACCGCCCGCTGGAACTACACGAAGGATGACAGCGCCAGCACCGGCCAGGACCGCCTTTATGTGGATCAAGTGGAAGTGCAGGGCGTGCAGCAGCTCCTCGGCAACACGCTCGACAATCCCAACCTCACCTGGCAGATGCCCAGCGCAGATTCGTGGGTGCTGCAGAACCGCCGCACCATCGACGGCGTGGATGCCCTCATCAGCCCCATCTTCCTCGATCATGGCCGCAGCAGCGTCATCGAGACGCCGGTGACCGGCCCTGGCACCGTGTCCTTTTGGTGGACGGTTTCATCCGAGCTCAATGCCGACTACTTCCGCTTCGAGATCGACGAAACCGTGCAAACTCAGATCAGTGGCAACAGCAGCGGCGACAACCTCCCCTGGACGCAACAAACCTTCAGCGTGCCCGCCGGCCAGCACCTGCTGCGCTGGCGCTATATCAAAAACGAAGCCGTGGCGGCTGGCCTGGACGCCTGCTGGCTCGATTCGATCACTTATACAACCACCTTCGCCAGCGGCCCGCCCTACGCGCAATGGCTCAATGGCCTCTTCCCAGCCAATCAACTCGGCAACGGCTTCATCACCGGCCCCGACATCGATTCCGACGGCGACGGCCGCAGCAATCTGCACGAATACGCCTTCGGCGGCTCACCACTCATCCACGACCTCACACAGCCCGTGTCACCACAGCCAGGCGGCAGCGAGATCTTCTTCGACTACACCACGGATGACGCCAAAACCGATCTTGTCATCACCCCGCGCATCTCCAGCGACCTCACCAACTGGATCGACGCCACCAGCGAATTCGTCTCGCAGGTCGGCAGCATCACCCAGCGCCGCGTCCGCGTGCCACAAAGCGCGGGAAAGAAATTTCTCATGCTGAAGGCAGAGATGACGCCGTGAGGGTTGGCATGACGTGGGACAATCGTCCGCCTGATGGCCTTCCTGGCGTTGATCAAAACCAGGCTTCCACCGTTCCCACGCCAAAAATCTTCATTGCCCTGCAAGACTGCTGCCGCATAGACTGACTATCTCGAACTTATGCGCTCCCTCCTCTGCCTCGCCCTCGTCGCGTCCACAGCCCTCGCCGCTGACACACACAAACTCACCCGCGTTTACGAAAAAATCGCCACCGAGCGCCCCATCGCCGTCGTGATCCCGGAGGACGGCAGCGGACGCGAGTTCCTGGCCCTTCAGCGCGGCAAGATCTTGATCCTGCCGAAGGACGAACAGGCCGCCGAAGCCAAAACCTTTCTAGATCTCACCCCCCGTGACATGGAGGCGAAGGACGGCCTCTTTGAAGAAGGCCTCAACGGCCTCGCCTTCCATCCCAAGTTCAAGGACAACGGCCTCTTTTACCTCTGCTACACGCTGCAGAAGCCGAAACGTCTCATCGTCACCGAGATGAAGGCTGACGGCGACAAAGCCGACGAAAAATCCGAGCGCGTGCTGCTCGAAGTCCCGCTCATCAACTGGAACCACCATGGCGGCAACATCCTCTTCGGCCCCGAGGGCTTCCTCTACATCGGCGTCGGCGACAATTCGAAGCGCAATGGCGAACTCAAGATGTCCCAGCTCAATGCCACGCTCTACGGCAAAATCCTCCGCATCGACGTGAACAGCCGCGAGTACAGCAACGCCTACGGCATCCCCGCCGACAATCCGTATGCCAGCGGCGTCAATGCGCTGCCGCAAATCTACGCCAACGGCATCCGCAACCCCTGGGGCCTGAGTTTTGACGCCAAAGGCCATCTTTGGTGCGCCGATGTCGGCCAGGACATCTGGGAGGAGATCAACTGGATCACCAACGGCGGCAACTACGGCTGGCAGTTCCGCGAAGGCCCCGTCCCCTTCGCTCTGAACACCGACACGCCGCCCGCCGACGCCAAATTCATCGAACCCATCCATTCCTACAACCACGCCGAAGGTCTCAGCATCACCGGCGGCATCGTTCACGCGGGCAAATCGCTTCCTGAACTCCAGGGCGCTTATGTTTACGGCGACTTTGTCCTCGGCAAAATCTGGGCGCTCAAAACCGACGACGCAGGCAAAGTGCAGAGCAACGAACTCCTCTACACCAGCCCGCAAACCCCGGCCAACGATCCCAAGAAGAAGCCCACCGTCCTGGTCAAACCCACCGCCTTCTGCGCCAACGCCGCTGGAGAGATGCTCGTGCTCGACTGGAACGGAGTCATCTACAAGCTGGGCAAGTAGTTTTGCTTTGCGGTCAAGCTGGCTGCGCCGTCAAGGAGTCAAGATTGCCCGTCTTGACCACCTCTTGGCTTCCTTGACCCATTTCTTGACCGCCTCTTCTCTCTCGAAAGTCCGCGCCCTTCAGTCCCGTAGTTCAGGGCATCATCCCCCTATGATGTCCAAAACCACCCTCTCGCTGACTTGCGCGGCCTTCGCCGCAGTGTCCCTTCACGCCCAGGACGCTGGCGAAAAAATCACCTATCAAGACCACATCCGCCCCCTGCTGGAGAACAAATGCTTCTCCTGTCACAACCCGGACAAGAAGAAGGGCGATCTCGATCTCACCAGCTTCGGTGCCCTCATGACGGGCGGCGGCGGCGGTACCATCGTGGATGCTGGCAATGTCGATGGCAGCCGCATCTGGAGCACCTGCGCGAAAAAAGAAGAGCCCTTCATGCCGCCCGAAGGCGCCCCTTTGAGCACGAAGGATCTCGATCTCCTCGCCGCCTGGGTCAAAGGCGGGGTGCTCGACACCAAATCGTCCATCGCCAAAAAATCCGCCAAACCGAAGATCGACATGGCCGTCGCCGTCACCGGTGGCAAACCGGAAGGCCCCATCGCCAAGCCGGAACACGTTCTGCTGGAGCCCGTCGTCGTCACGCCGCGCACCACCGCCATCACCGCGATGGCCTTCAGCCCGTGGACCTCGCTCTTCGCGCTCGCCGCACCGAAGCAGATCCTGCTTTACGACACCGACACACGTCAGCTCGTCGGCATCTTCCCTTACACCGAAGGTTACGCCCGCAGCCTGCGCTTCAGCCGGAATGGATCGCTCCTCATCATGGGTGGCGGTCGTGCCGGTAAAATCGGCCACGCCATTGTCTGGGATGTCAAGACAGGCAAACGCATCACCGAAGTCGGCAAGGAATTCGACCAGGTCATGTCCGCCGACATCAGCCCCGATCACAAGCGCATCGTCATCGGCAGCCCGTCGAAGAAGGTGAAGTGCTACAGCACCGCCACCGGCGAGGAAGAATACGTCATCAGCAAGCACACCGAGTGGGTCATGGGCACCGCCTTCAGCCCCGACGGCGTCCTGCTCGCCACCAGCGACCGCAACGGCAACGTCATGGTCTGGGAGGCCGACAGCGGCGGCGAATTCTACATCCTCGGCCAGCACAAAGGCTCATGCGTTGATCTCTCCTGGCGCGCCGACTCGAACATCCTCGCCTCCTGCTCCATGGACGGCACCATCACCACCTGGGAGATGAACGAGGGCAAGCAGGTCAAAAACTGGGCCGCTCACGGCGGCGGCGTGCAGTCCGTCTCCTTCACGCCCGATGGCAAGATCGTCTCCTCCGGCAACGACGGCCTCGTCCGCACCTGGGACATCAACGGCACCAAACTTGGCGAAGCCCCCAGCCAGGGCGATCTCGTGACCAAAGTCGTCGCAGGCTTTGATTCCAAGTCCGCCATTTCCGCCAACTGGCGCGGCGAGATCATCCAGTGGAACTTCGGTGCCACCGCTCTCATCGAAACCGCCCGCTACGTCAGCAATCCCTCGCAGATCGCCCAGCGCATCGTGCAAACCGAGCAGCGCACCGCCGAACTCACCGCCAAGCTGCCTTCGCTTCAGGAAGCGATCAAAAAAGCCGAGGCCGATGCCAAAGCCCGCGATGAAGCACTCGCCAAAGTCCGTGCCGAAGTCGCCGAATACGACCGTCGCAGCAAGGCCTACCCCGGCGAGATCACCAACGAGGAAAAAGCCCTCGCCGCGCTCAAAGCCGCCCGCACCAAGGCCGATCAGGACAAAGCCGCCCGCAACGCCGCCATCAAAGCTTACGGCGAAAAAGCCGCCAAGATCGCCGCGCAGGAAAAAGAACTCGCTCCAGCCGCCGCAGAGGCCGCCAAACTGCCCGCCGCCGACAAAGCCGTCGCCGATGCCAACACCGCGCTCGAAGCCGCCAAGAAAGATCCAGCGCAACAGCCCAAGCTGAAGGAACTCGAAGCCAAACTCGCCGCAGTGAAGGCCGAGCAGCAAAAAATCGCGCCTAACAAGGCCAAGGCCAATCAACTCACCGCCGCCATTGCCAAAGCCAAGACGGAACTCGGTGCCGCACCTGCTCTCGTCGCCGATCTCGACAAACTCATCGCTGAAACCGACGCCAAGATCAAAGCCGCCACCGACAGCATTGCCGCGAAGAAAGCCGAGCTGCCCAAACTGCCCGCGCTCGTCAAAGCCGGCCCGGATCGCATCAAAGGAGCCGAAGGCAATGCCGCCGCAGGCAAAACCGCCCTCGCCGCCGCACAGACCGCCGCCAAGTCCGCCAGCGATGAGATCGCCATGCTGCAAAAAGTGCCCACCTCTTTGAAGGCGGCCCAGTTCAACACCGGCGTGCTCGTCGAGAAGGAAAAACTCGCCAAACTCGAAACCGACTTCACCGACTTCACCGAAGCCAAAAAAGACGCGGAGGCCGCCAAAGTCTCCGCCGCCGCACGCATCGAAGACTCCAAGAAAGCCATCGCCGAATCCATCGCCGCACAACCCGCTCTTGAGGCCGCTTTGAAGAAAGTGCAGGGCGAGGCCGCCGCTCTCGAAGCCACCACCAAGCCCACCCGCGACGCAGATGCCGCCGCCGCAGCCAAAGTGGCTGAGCAGAAGACCATCATCACCACCAAGGAAGCCGAACTCGCCGCCGCCGCCAAAGCCAAGGACGAAGCCATCGCCGCGTCCAAGAAATCCGCCGAGGACATCGCCAAGCTCATCGAAGCCAGGAAGAAGAGCCTCGCCGAGGTGAACGCCAAGCTCAATGGCCCCGAGGCTCAGGTCACGGCCAAGAAGGCTCCAGTCGCCAAGTTCGAGGGCAATCTCGCCGCCGTGAAAAAATCCGCCGCCGATTTGACCGCCGCTCTCCCTGCGCAGGAAAAAGCCGCCAAGGACATCGAGGCTTCGATTCCGAAGTTCACGACCGAAATTCAAGCCGCCGACAAAGCGCTCGCTGACGCCAAAAAAGCCGCTGCCGACACCCAAAACGCCGTCGCAGCCGCCAAGAAGGAACTCGCAGCCAAAGCGGGTGATGCCGCGCTGACCGCCAAAGTTGCCACCTCGGAAAAAGCAGCAGCCGAGGCCGCTGTAAAACCTGCGCAAGCCCAGCAGGCACTTGATGCCAAACGAGCCGCTCGCACCGACGCGGAGAAGAAGCTTGCCGAGGCCCGCAAAATCGCCGGCAAGACCAAGGCTGACCTCAACAACGCCAACACCGCCGTCGCGCAGACCGAGAAGCAGCTTGCCCAGGCTAAAAACGAACTCGCCACCGCCGAGAAAGCCGCCGCTCCTCTTCGCGGCCAGCGTGACAGCATCGCCAAAGAAATCGAAGCCCAGGGCAAGGCTCTCGCCGAGAAACAAGCCGCGCCTGCCGCCATCGAGAAAGATTACGCCGCCAAGATCGCGCCAATCAACGCCGCCATCGCCGCCGCCAAAACGGCCCTTCCGCCGCTCGAACAAGCCTACGCCGCCGCCCACGCCAAACTCGACGCCGAGCAGAAGGTTCTCGATGCCAAGAAAGCAGAAGTCGCCAAAGCGAACACCGACTTTGAAGGCGCGAAAAAGAAGAAGACCGACGCCGAGGCCACCATCGCCGCCGCCACGAAGGAAATCCCCGAGAAGGACAAGATCATCGCCGAAGCCACCACCGAGCTCGCCAAGCTCCAGCCGCAGCTCGATCCGATGCGCACGAAGGTGAAGCAGATGACCGAGCAGTATCTGACGATGCTGCCGAAATAACCCGCGCCTTCCTCGAATTCATCTCAAACCACGAATGGGGGCCACACGGCCCCCATTTTTTGTCTCCAGCCTTCACCTTGCCCCCGTGGCATTCCGCGACATCATTCGCGCCCCAATTACCGCCGTGAAACCCTACTACATCACCACCGCCATCGACTACACCAACGCAGCGCCGCACATCGGCCATGCTTATGAAAAGGTGCTGGCGGATGTCATGGCGCGGTTTCAGCGCTTGAACGGTCGCGAGGTGTATTTCCTCACTGGTGTCG contains:
- a CDS encoding c-type cytochrome domain-containing protein — protein: MMSKTTLSLTCAAFAAVSLHAQDAGEKITYQDHIRPLLENKCFSCHNPDKKKGDLDLTSFGALMTGGGGGTIVDAGNVDGSRIWSTCAKKEEPFMPPEGAPLSTKDLDLLAAWVKGGVLDTKSSIAKKSAKPKIDMAVAVTGGKPEGPIAKPEHVLLEPVVVTPRTTAITAMAFSPWTSLFALAAPKQILLYDTDTRQLVGIFPYTEGYARSLRFSRNGSLLIMGGGRAGKIGHAIVWDVKTGKRITEVGKEFDQVMSADISPDHKRIVIGSPSKKVKCYSTATGEEEYVISKHTEWVMGTAFSPDGVLLATSDRNGNVMVWEADSGGEFYILGQHKGSCVDLSWRADSNILASCSMDGTITTWEMNEGKQVKNWAAHGGGVQSVSFTPDGKIVSSGNDGLVRTWDINGTKLGEAPSQGDLVTKVVAGFDSKSAISANWRGEIIQWNFGATALIETARYVSNPSQIAQRIVQTEQRTAELTAKLPSLQEAIKKAEADAKARDEALAKVRAEVAEYDRRSKAYPGEITNEEKALAALKAARTKADQDKAARNAAIKAYGEKAAKIAAQEKELAPAAAEAAKLPAADKAVADANTALEAAKKDPAQQPKLKELEAKLAAVKAEQQKIAPNKAKANQLTAAIAKAKTELGAAPALVADLDKLIAETDAKIKAATDSIAAKKAELPKLPALVKAGPDRIKGAEGNAAAGKTALAAAQTAAKSASDEIAMLQKVPTSLKAAQFNTGVLVEKEKLAKLETDFTDFTEAKKDAEAAKVSAAARIEDSKKAIAESIAAQPALEAALKKVQGEAAALEATTKPTRDADAAAAAKVAEQKTIITTKEAELAAAAKAKDEAIAASKKSAEDIAKLIEARKKSLAEVNAKLNGPEAQVTAKKAPVAKFEGNLAAVKKSAADLTAALPAQEKAAKDIEASIPKFTTEIQAADKALADAKKAAADTQNAVAAAKKELAAKAGDAALTAKVATSEKAAAEAAVKPAQAQQALDAKRAARTDAEKKLAEARKIAGKTKADLNNANTAVAQTEKQLAQAKNELATAEKAAAPLRGQRDSIAKEIEAQGKALAEKQAAPAAIEKDYAAKIAPINAAIAAAKTALPPLEQAYAAAHAKLDAEQKVLDAKKAEVAKANTDFEGAKKKKTDAEATIAAATKEIPEKDKIIAEATTELAKLQPQLDPMRTKVKQMTEQYLTMLPK